In Lacrimispora indolis DSM 755, a genomic segment contains:
- a CDS encoding AraC family transcriptional regulator yields MKNNYEISEQQYMDTIKQTVFDPCAPGNYEHETGRKDIMIINQQLTDINPLTCGEQYCEPGYMYGPKMREYYLLHYVSSGKGTFITDRGTYSVDRGQIFVIRPFEVTSYQADKGQPWHYRWVGFMSGLDLSTILDEDVISAPECDYLFRLIMECEHMESLKEYFICAKVFEILALINKKKHKENNKSREYILAAKNFIEVNYQNPDLTVAQIADRINLDRSYFSTLFKKYMDKSPQAYLMDLRLSKAAELIAFKGMTTGDAAMACGYSDVLNFSRMFKKKFNVPPSKFSKRELVN; encoded by the coding sequence ATGAAGAACAATTATGAAATTTCTGAACAGCAATATATGGATACCATAAAACAGACAGTCTTCGATCCCTGCGCCCCCGGCAACTACGAGCACGAGACAGGCCGAAAAGACATCATGATCATCAATCAGCAGCTGACGGATATTAATCCCCTTACCTGCGGAGAACAATACTGTGAGCCAGGCTATATGTACGGACCTAAGATGCGTGAATATTACCTGCTTCACTACGTTTCCTCCGGCAAAGGAACCTTTATTACCGACCGGGGCACATATTCGGTTGACAGAGGTCAGATCTTCGTGATTCGCCCATTTGAAGTCACCAGCTACCAGGCCGACAAAGGACAGCCCTGGCATTATCGTTGGGTGGGGTTTATGTCCGGCTTAGATCTTTCAACCATTCTGGATGAGGATGTAATCTCAGCGCCGGAATGCGACTATCTATTCCGTCTAATTATGGAGTGCGAGCACATGGAAAGCCTGAAAGAATATTTTATTTGTGCAAAGGTTTTTGAGATTTTAGCGCTGATCAATAAAAAGAAGCACAAGGAAAATAACAAAAGCAGAGAATATATCTTAGCTGCCAAGAATTTTATAGAGGTCAATTATCAAAATCCTGATCTAACCGTCGCCCAGATCGCCGACCGAATCAATCTGGACAGAAGTTATTTCAGCACATTGTTTAAGAAGTATATGGACAAATCCCCCCAGGCCTATCTGATGGATCTGCGGCTGAGCAAAGCAGCCGAACTCATTGCCTTCAAGGGAATGACAACCGGTGATGCCGCCATGGCCTGCGGCTACTCCGATGTCCTGAATTTCTCCAGGATGTTCAAAAAAAAATTCAATGTTCCCCCTTCGAAATTCTCAAAGAGGGAACTGGTTAATTAG
- a CDS encoding 4-hydroxythreonine-4-phosphate dehydrogenase PdxA, translating into MKKKPVIGVLLGDYSGIGTELVVKCLQSGELSKDAVPLIIGHESILKREMELLQVSLDYEVISSETDLAKMEQENLGRITVYELQEAELGGIGYGKLNPVCGQAVFVMIAKAVELYQKGIIDGICYAPFNKGAMKLVRPDVESELQLFQEAMEYTGLTGEMNVVEGLWTSRVTSHIPLARIGQYLSRDKIEEAILLADQTMKAAGIAAPRIAVCALNPHAGENGLCGREEIDMIQPAIAAAVEKRVCVSGPFPSDTIFIRAFRGEFDGVVTLYHDQGQIALKLKDFANAVTVAAGLPAPVTTPAHGTAFDIAGQGAASANAFLSAYRIVAAQAAGRTCREHV; encoded by the coding sequence ATGAAGAAAAAACCGGTGATAGGAGTTTTGCTGGGGGATTATTCCGGAATTGGAACCGAATTGGTGGTGAAATGCCTGCAGTCGGGGGAATTAAGCAAGGATGCAGTTCCTTTGATTATCGGGCATGAATCCATATTGAAAAGGGAAATGGAGCTTTTACAGGTCAGCTTAGATTATGAAGTGATCAGCAGTGAAACGGATTTAGCAAAAATGGAACAGGAAAACCTGGGGAGAATCACAGTTTATGAATTGCAGGAGGCGGAACTGGGCGGGATTGGATATGGGAAGTTGAATCCTGTTTGCGGTCAGGCAGTTTTTGTTATGATCGCAAAGGCGGTGGAGCTGTACCAAAAGGGAATCATTGACGGGATCTGTTATGCACCCTTTAACAAAGGAGCCATGAAGCTGGTCAGACCGGATGTTGAAAGTGAGCTTCAGCTGTTTCAGGAAGCCATGGAATACACCGGCCTGACCGGGGAGATGAATGTGGTGGAAGGCTTGTGGACTTCCCGGGTGACAAGCCATATTCCTCTGGCCAGGATCGGTCAATATTTAAGCCGCGATAAAATAGAAGAAGCCATTCTGCTGGCAGATCAGACCATGAAGGCGGCCGGCATCGCAGCACCGAGAATTGCAGTATGTGCCTTAAATCCCCATGCCGGTGAAAATGGGCTTTGCGGCAGAGAGGAGATTGATATGATCCAACCGGCCATTGCTGCTGCCGTAGAGAAAAGGGTCTGTGTGTCAGGGCCATTTCCTTCGGATACTATCTTTATCCGGGCCTTCCGAGGGGAATTTGACGGGGTGGTGACCTTATATCATGATCAGGGCCAGATTGCACTGAAATTGAAAGATTTTGCAAATGCCGTTACGGTGGCCGCCGGACTTCCGGCTCCTGTTACCACTCCGGCTCATGGAACTGCTTTTGACATCGCCGGGCAGGGGGCAGCATCTGCCAATGCTTTTCTTAGTGCCTATCGGATCGTTGCCGCTCAGGCTGCCGGGCGGACCTGCCGGGAGCATGTCTGA
- a CDS encoding peptide ABC transporter substrate-binding protein — protein sequence MKKMSLILAAVMATGMILSACGGNNTAGTKAGSDTTAAAGGETAAPANGTSTALDLAVQVGPDPETIDPALNTAVDGANIVVHAFEPLMIVDSENKIVGGQAESFDLSDDSLTYTFHLRDGLKWSDGTPLTAEDFVYSWKRLADPNTGAPYAGDMLGYVKGYEEAAAGNPDALAVSAPDEKTFVVELSVPCVYFSKLITHASMVPVQKAAIEANGDQWTLKPETYVSNGPLKMIEWVPGSHITFGKNENYWNASKVTLNTLKFVLMEDANAAYSAYQAGEVSLIKTLPTDEIPTLRDTEDFQIGATMGTYYISFQTQKEPFNNPDVRKALSLAIDRDYVANTVMQGIYAPSTNFVGPGISDAESGSSFEEVTRKNNGGDFFNISDHDADIAKAKELLAKAGYPDGQGFPTIEYMTNDQLFHKPIAEYLQSCWKEALGVNMDIKIVEWSTFTPTRRAGDFQIARNGWLLDYDDPSNMLNLLMSTSGNNDGKYNNPEVDKKLNEANSTPDVAKHYSLLHEAENMILEDSAIAPIAYYSQPWLQDPKLKGSWYSPYGYWFFQYATME from the coding sequence ATGAAGAAAATGTCACTTATACTGGCTGCTGTCATGGCAACCGGTATGATTCTGTCCGCTTGCGGTGGGAATAATACTGCAGGCACAAAAGCAGGCTCTGACACAACTGCGGCAGCTGGTGGCGAAACTGCAGCCCCTGCGAACGGAACTTCCACGGCGCTTGATCTTGCTGTACAGGTTGGTCCAGATCCTGAAACCATTGATCCGGCATTAAACACCGCTGTAGATGGTGCAAATATTGTTGTTCATGCGTTTGAACCTCTGATGATCGTTGATTCGGAGAACAAGATAGTGGGCGGTCAGGCTGAATCTTTTGATTTATCTGATGATAGCCTTACCTATACCTTCCATCTTCGTGATGGCTTAAAGTGGAGCGATGGCACACCGCTGACAGCCGAAGATTTTGTATATTCATGGAAGAGACTTGCTGATCCTAATACGGGAGCTCCTTATGCAGGAGATATGCTGGGTTATGTAAAAGGCTATGAAGAGGCAGCTGCAGGCAATCCAGATGCTCTGGCTGTTTCCGCTCCTGATGAAAAGACCTTTGTGGTTGAACTGTCAGTTCCCTGTGTATATTTTTCAAAGCTGATCACTCATGCATCCATGGTTCCTGTACAGAAGGCTGCGATTGAGGCAAATGGTGACCAGTGGACCTTAAAGCCGGAGACTTATGTAAGCAATGGTCCTTTAAAGATGATTGAATGGGTGCCAGGTTCCCACATTACCTTTGGTAAGAATGAAAATTACTGGAATGCAAGTAAGGTTACTTTAAATACCTTAAAGTTTGTCCTGATGGAAGATGCCAACGCAGCTTACAGTGCATACCAGGCAGGTGAAGTTTCCTTGATCAAAACTCTTCCTACGGATGAAATTCCAACCCTGAGAGATACCGAGGATTTCCAGATTGGAGCCACCATGGGCACATATTATATAAGCTTCCAGACCCAGAAGGAACCGTTTAACAACCCGGATGTACGTAAGGCACTGAGTCTTGCAATTGACCGTGATTATGTTGCTAATACGGTTATGCAGGGAATTTACGCTCCGTCAACGAATTTCGTTGGCCCTGGTATCTCTGATGCAGAAAGTGGTTCTTCCTTTGAAGAGGTGACCCGTAAGAATAACGGCGGCGATTTCTTTAATATCTCCGATCATGACGCTGATATTGCAAAGGCAAAAGAGCTTCTTGCAAAAGCAGGATATCCGGATGGTCAGGGATTCCCAACTATTGAATACATGACCAATGACCAGCTGTTCCATAAGCCAATAGCTGAGTATTTACAGAGCTGCTGGAAGGAAGCGCTGGGAGTTAATATGGACATTAAGATCGTTGAATGGTCGACCTTTACACCTACCCGTCGTGCAGGTGATTTCCAGATTGCACGTAACGGCTGGTTACTTGACTATGACGACCCCTCCAATATGCTGAACTTATTAATGTCCACCAGCGGTAATAACGATGGTAAGTACAATAACCCGGAAGTTGATAAGAAACTTAATGAAGCAAACTCCACTCCTGATGTTGCAAAGCACTATTCATTGCTGCACGAAGCAGAGAACATGATTTTAGAGGATTCTGCTATCGCTCCGATCGCTTATTACAGCCAGCCATGGTTACAGGATCCCAAGTTAAAAGGTTCATGGTATTCTCCATACGGATACTGGTTCTTCCAGTACGCTACCATGGAATAA
- a CDS encoding ABC transporter ATP-binding protein, producing the protein MENKNLVEVKNLQQYFPVAGSKLFEKKVVKAVDNVSFGIKKGETLGLVGESGCGKTTTGRTLLRLYEPTAGKIFFDGQDITKVNMLPYRRKMQIVFQDPYASLDPRMTVGDIIGEAIDIHHLASSKKDRQDQIISVLSTVGLNSEHANRYPHEFSGGQRQRVGIARALAVNPQFIVCDEPVSALDVSIQAQVVNMFEQLQEEMGLTYLFIAHDLSIVKHISNRIGVMYLGKMVELADSYELTFHSVHPYTKSLISAIPIADPETSRKSKRIVLEGDVPSPVNPPSGCRFRTRCPYADELCAAQEPEWKEVSSGHYAACHHLDKVN; encoded by the coding sequence ATGGAAAATAAAAATCTTGTAGAGGTGAAAAATTTACAGCAGTATTTCCCTGTCGCCGGAAGCAAATTATTTGAGAAAAAGGTAGTAAAGGCAGTAGATAACGTTTCCTTTGGAATCAAAAAAGGTGAAACTCTGGGACTGGTTGGAGAATCCGGCTGCGGAAAGACCACAACAGGCCGTACTCTGCTCCGGCTTTACGAGCCTACCGCAGGAAAGATCTTTTTTGACGGGCAAGATATTACAAAGGTAAATATGCTTCCTTACCGCCGGAAAATGCAGATCGTGTTCCAGGATCCATATGCCAGCCTGGATCCCCGTATGACCGTGGGAGATATTATCGGTGAAGCCATCGACATCCATCACCTTGCTTCCAGCAAAAAGGACCGTCAGGATCAGATTATTTCCGTTCTGTCAACTGTGGGACTTAATTCAGAGCATGCAAACCGTTATCCTCATGAATTCTCCGGCGGACAGCGCCAGCGTGTGGGCATTGCCCGGGCTCTGGCAGTGAATCCTCAGTTCATTGTCTGTGATGAGCCGGTATCAGCTCTGGATGTTTCCATTCAGGCACAGGTTGTCAATATGTTTGAGCAGCTTCAGGAGGAAATGGGCCTTACCTACTTATTTATTGCCCACGACCTTTCGATTGTAAAGCACATTTCCAACCGGATCGGCGTTATGTATTTAGGAAAAATGGTAGAGCTTGCGGACAGCTATGAGCTGACCTTCCACAGCGTGCATCCATATACCAAGAGCCTGATTTCCGCCATTCCCATCGCGGACCCGGAAACCAGCCGCAAGTCCAAGAGAATCGTCTTGGAAGGAGATGTGCCAAGCCCGGTGAATCCACCATCCGGCTGCCGTTTCCGCACCCGTTGTCCTTATGCCGATGAGCTTTGTGCGGCCCAGGAACCGGAGTGGAAAGAGGTTTCTTCCGGTCATTATGCAGCGTGTCACCATTTGGACAAAGTTAATTGA
- a CDS encoding ABC transporter ATP-binding protein — translation MNEYLVNIENERLSFFTPAGEVKALNDVSLHLREGEVLGIVGESGSGKSVTAYSLMGLTAYPGRLIGGSLQFNGHQIEKMTEKEMRKIRGNEISIIFQDPMTSLNPVYTVGNQITEVVMLHTNKNKQQANERARELLTLVGINEPDKRLKQYPHELSGGMRQRIMIAIALACEPKLLIADEPTTALDVTIQAQILELMMELKEKLGMAIIMITHDLGVVANMCDRIAVMYAGKVVEYGDTDDIFYNPSHEYTKGLIRSIPKLTEKEHNKLVPIEGSPVDMLNPPAGCPFAPRCRACMKICLREMPPYTDISDIHYSACWLLQKQEYEQAQKGDA, via the coding sequence ATGAACGAATATTTGGTTAATATTGAAAATGAACGTCTTTCCTTCTTTACCCCGGCTGGAGAAGTTAAGGCTCTTAATGATGTATCCCTTCATCTTCGTGAAGGAGAGGTTCTTGGCATTGTAGGTGAGTCCGGTTCCGGTAAGTCTGTAACAGCCTACAGCCTTATGGGACTTACGGCTTATCCTGGACGGCTGATTGGCGGATCTCTTCAGTTTAACGGCCACCAGATTGAGAAGATGACAGAGAAGGAGATGAGAAAGATCCGGGGAAATGAAATTTCTATTATTTTCCAGGATCCCATGACCAGCTTAAATCCGGTTTACACGGTTGGAAACCAGATCACTGAAGTGGTCATGCTTCATACAAATAAAAACAAACAGCAGGCGAATGAAAGAGCAAGGGAACTTCTAACCCTGGTAGGGATCAATGAGCCTGATAAGCGTCTGAAGCAGTATCCTCACGAGCTGTCCGGCGGTATGCGTCAGCGTATCATGATTGCCATTGCTCTTGCGTGTGAGCCAAAGCTTTTGATCGCGGATGAACCGACTACCGCTCTGGATGTAACCATTCAGGCACAGATTCTGGAACTGATGATGGAACTGAAAGAAAAGCTTGGGATGGCGATCATCATGATCACTCATGACCTGGGTGTGGTTGCGAATATGTGCGACCGAATTGCAGTTATGTATGCAGGAAAAGTAGTAGAATACGGCGATACGGATGATATTTTTTATAATCCCAGCCATGAATATACAAAAGGCCTGATCCGAAGCATTCCGAAGCTTACAGAGAAAGAACACAACAAACTGGTTCCCATTGAAGGAAGCCCTGTAGATATGCTCAATCCGCCCGCAGGCTGTCCCTTTGCGCCCAGATGCAGGGCCTGCATGAAGATTTGTCTTCGTGAGATGCCGCCATATACGGACATATCTGATATTCATTACAGTGCCTGCTGGCTGCTTCAGAAACAGGAATATGAACAGGCGCAGAAGGGAGATGCATGA
- a CDS encoding ABC transporter permease — MPKNKLSMQLNVEDFLPASDAEKESLTVMRKSVGFWKDGIRRLKKNKISMISLAVIIIVFILSFIVPQLYPYSYEQQIRGSENLAPMQYSQKELTAMDAGEDVFPHILGTDNLGRDYAIRVMMGSRVSLMVGLIASCIILLIGSLYGSIAGFFGGWVDMIMMRIVDMIYTVPDILIIVLLSVAFDQPLKALSQRPGFQWIQVIGVNLISIFVVFALLYWVGMARIVRSQILILKEQEYVTAARALGASSGHIIKKHLLTNCIGTLIVTTTLQIPSSIFTESFLSFLGLGVAAPMPSLGSLASAALNGLQSYPHRLFAPALMISIIILSFNLLGDGLRDAFDPKLKD, encoded by the coding sequence ATGCCAAAGAATAAATTATCAATGCAGCTTAATGTGGAAGACTTTCTCCCGGCAAGCGATGCAGAAAAAGAAAGCCTGACTGTTATGCGCAAAAGCGTTGGATTCTGGAAGGATGGAATAAGACGCCTTAAAAAGAACAAGATTTCAATGATCAGCCTTGCTGTAATCATTATTGTATTTATTTTGTCATTTATTGTGCCGCAGCTCTACCCCTATAGCTATGAGCAGCAGATCAGGGGAAGTGAAAACCTTGCTCCAATGCAGTATTCCCAAAAGGAACTGACTGCCATGGATGCTGGAGAAGATGTATTTCCTCATATTTTAGGAACGGATAACTTAGGCAGGGATTATGCGATCCGTGTTATGATGGGAAGCCGTGTTTCTCTGATGGTCGGTCTGATCGCTTCCTGTATCATTTTACTTATTGGCTCCCTATATGGATCCATTGCAGGTTTCTTCGGCGGATGGGTGGATATGATTATGATGCGTATCGTAGATATGATCTATACTGTGCCGGATATTCTGATTATCGTACTTTTATCTGTTGCTTTTGACCAGCCTTTGAAAGCGTTGTCTCAAAGACCTGGTTTTCAGTGGATCCAGGTCATCGGCGTTAACTTAATCAGTATTTTCGTTGTGTTTGCCCTGCTTTACTGGGTAGGTATGGCACGTATTGTGCGAAGCCAGATCCTGATTTTAAAGGAACAGGAATATGTAACTGCGGCAAGGGCCCTTGGCGCTTCCAGCGGTCATATCATTAAGAAGCACCTGCTTACAAACTGTATCGGTACTCTGATTGTTACGACTACGCTGCAGATTCCTTCTTCTATTTTTACGGAGAGCTTTTTAAGCTTCCTTGGCCTTGGCGTTGCTGCGCCCATGCCTTCTTTGGGAAGCCTTGCAAGCGCTGCGTTAAATGGTCTGCAAAGCTATCCACACCGTTTGTTTGCACCGGCACTTATGATTTCTATCATTATTCTAAGCTTCAACCTGCTGGGCGATGGTCTGCGTGATGCATTCGATCCAAAGCTGAAAGATTAA
- a CDS encoding ABC transporter permease — protein sequence MAKYILKRIAMAIVTIFAVATVTFFVMNMVPGGPFMSEKAISPQAQAALNEKYGLDKPLGEQYVTYMKDLLHGNLGLSVKQRGRTVNMIIETKFPVSARIGGIAILTAVLVGVPLGSIAAFKRGTAVDNIIIVFSTCGIAVPSFVVCTILMYVLSLKLGLLPTFGLASWKNYIMPVIALAFYPSSYIARLMRSSMLDVMGQDYMRTARAKGLSQMVSIFKHALRNAILPVVTYLGPLLAYTVTGSFIVEKIFTIPGLGSEFIGSITGRDYPLIMGTTIFLATLMVVMNVLVDVAYKFIDPRINLK from the coding sequence GTGGCTAAATATATTTTAAAGCGTATCGCTATGGCGATTGTAACCATCTTTGCTGTTGCAACGGTTACTTTCTTTGTCATGAACATGGTGCCAGGCGGCCCCTTCATGTCTGAGAAGGCCATCAGCCCACAGGCCCAGGCGGCCCTTAATGAAAAGTACGGCCTGGATAAACCGTTAGGTGAACAGTATGTAACCTATATGAAGGATCTGCTTCATGGCAATTTAGGATTGAGTGTAAAACAGCGCGGCCGTACGGTGAATATGATCATTGAAACAAAGTTCCCGGTATCCGCAAGGATCGGCGGGATCGCGATTCTGACCGCTGTTTTAGTCGGAGTTCCCTTAGGCAGTATTGCTGCATTCAAGAGAGGAACCGCTGTTGACAATATTATTATTGTGTTCAGTACATGCGGCATTGCTGTACCAAGCTTTGTAGTCTGTACCATATTAATGTATGTTTTGAGCTTAAAGCTGGGACTCCTTCCCACATTTGGACTGGCATCGTGGAAAAATTACATCATGCCCGTAATTGCTTTGGCATTTTATCCCTCCTCTTATATCGCACGTCTGATGCGTTCATCCATGCTGGATGTTATGGGACAGGATTATATGAGAACAGCCCGCGCCAAGGGGCTTTCCCAGATGGTCAGCATTTTTAAGCATGCGCTTCGTAATGCCATTCTTCCGGTTGTTACATACTTAGGTCCCCTTTTAGCCTATACCGTAACAGGAAGCTTTATTGTTGAGAAAATATTTACGATTCCCGGCCTGGGATCTGAATTCATTGGTTCCATTACAGGACGTGACTATCCTCTCATTATGGGCACTACGATTTTCCTTGCTACTTTAATGGTTGTCATGAATGTTCTGGTAGACGTTGCTTATAAATTCATCGATCCGCGAATTAATCTGAAGTAA
- the tsf gene encoding translation elongation factor Ts → MAAVTAGMVKELREMTGAGMMDCKKALAETDGNMEKAVEFLREKGLAAASKKAGRIAAEGIVTTIVTEDGKSAAIVEVNSETDFVAKNAQFQGYVADVAAQALASQSKDMDAFLAEPWAKDSSLTVAQVLSSQIAVIGENMNIRRFEKIITDGVVVDYIHGGGRIGVLIEADAEVVNDTVKEALKNIAMQIAALTPKYVKRDEIPQEFIDHETEILKVQAKNENPDKPDNILEKMIVGRLNKELKEFCLVDQAYVKDGDLTVGKYLEQVSKEVGGKVEVKKFVRFETGEGLEKKEENFAEEVAKQMQ, encoded by the coding sequence ATGGCAGCAGTTACAGCTGGAATGGTAAAAGAATTAAGAGAAATGACCGGAGCAGGTATGATGGATTGCAAGAAAGCTCTTGCAGAGACAGATGGCAATATGGAAAAGGCAGTGGAGTTCTTAAGAGAAAAAGGACTTGCAGCTGCTTCCAAGAAGGCAGGAAGAATTGCAGCAGAGGGTATCGTCACCACGATCGTGACAGAAGACGGAAAGTCTGCAGCAATTGTAGAAGTAAACAGTGAGACAGACTTTGTTGCAAAGAATGCTCAGTTCCAGGGATATGTTGCAGATGTTGCAGCTCAGGCACTTGCTTCCCAGTCAAAAGACATGGATGCATTCCTTGCAGAGCCTTGGGCAAAGGACAGCTCCTTAACAGTTGCCCAGGTATTGTCCAGCCAGATCGCAGTAATCGGGGAAAACATGAACATCAGAAGATTTGAAAAGATCATTACTGACGGTGTGGTTGTTGATTATATCCACGGCGGCGGAAGAATCGGTGTTTTGATCGAGGCTGATGCAGAAGTTGTGAATGATACTGTAAAGGAAGCTTTAAAGAATATTGCAATGCAGATTGCAGCGTTAACACCAAAGTATGTAAAGAGAGATGAAATTCCTCAGGAATTCATTGATCATGAAACGGAAATCTTAAAGGTACAGGCTAAGAATGAGAACCCGGATAAGCCGGACAACATTCTTGAGAAGATGATTGTGGGCCGTTTAAATAAGGAATTAAAAGAATTCTGTCTGGTAGACCAGGCTTATGTAAAAGACGGAGATTTAACAGTTGGCAAGTACTTGGAGCAGGTTTCCAAGGAAGTCGGCGGCAAGGTAGAAGTGAAAAAGTTCGTACGCTTTGAGACTGGTGAAGGTCTTGAGAAGAAGGAAGAGAACTTTGCAGAAGAAGTTGCAAAGCAGATGCAGTAA
- the rpsB gene encoding 30S ribosomal protein S2, translating into MSVISMKQLLEAGVHFGHQTRRWNPKMAPYIYTERNGIYIIDLQKSVVKVDEAYKAVSDIATEGGKILFVGTKKQAQDAIKSEAERCGMYFVNERWLGGMLTNFKTIQSRVARLKQIETMSLDGTFDVLPKKEVIALKKEWEKLEKNLGGIKEMKKIPDAIFVVDPKKERICVQEAHTLGIPLIGIADTNCDPEELDFVIPGNDDAIRAVKLIVSKMADAVIEANQGEAVAEEAEAAQETEETVEA; encoded by the coding sequence ATGAGTGTTATTTCAATGAAGCAGCTTTTGGAAGCTGGCGTACACTTCGGTCATCAGACAAGAAGATGGAACCCTAAGATGGCTCCGTACATTTACACAGAGAGGAACGGCATCTACATCATTGACTTACAGAAGTCTGTAGTAAAGGTAGATGAGGCTTACAAGGCAGTATCCGATATTGCTACAGAAGGCGGCAAGATTCTTTTCGTAGGAACAAAGAAGCAGGCTCAGGATGCCATCAAGTCTGAGGCAGAGCGTTGCGGCATGTATTTCGTTAATGAGAGATGGCTTGGCGGAATGCTTACAAACTTTAAGACAATCCAGTCCAGAGTTGCAAGATTAAAACAGATCGAGACTATGTCCCTTGACGGTACATTTGATGTTCTTCCTAAGAAAGAAGTAATTGCTCTTAAGAAAGAATGGGAGAAGTTAGAGAAGAACTTAGGCGGAATCAAGGAAATGAAGAAGATTCCGGATGCAATTTTCGTTGTAGATCCTAAGAAAGAAAGAATCTGCGTTCAGGAAGCCCATACACTGGGAATTCCGTTAATTGGTATCGCTGATACAAACTGTGATCCTGAAGAACTTGATTTCGTGATTCCAGGCAATGATGATGCGATCAGAGCCGTTAAGTTAATTGTATCTAAGATGGCAGACGCAGTGATCGAGGCAAACCAGGGCGAGGCAGTAGCTGAGGAAGCAGAAGCAGCTCAGGAAACAGAAGAGACTGTGGAAGCTTAA
- the codY gene encoding GTP-sensing pleiotropic transcriptional regulator CodY has product MSVQLLDKTRKINKLLHNNNSHKVVFNDICEVLTEILNSNILVISKKGKVLGIGLTPDIEEIQELIADQVGGYVDTMLNERLLSILSTKENVNLETLGFTGDDIRKYQAIITPIDIAGERLGTLFIYKSNSQYDIDDIILSEYGTTVVGLEMMRSVNEENAEETRKVQIVKSAISTLSFSELEAITHIFEELDGNEGILVASKIADRVGITRSVIVNALRKFESAGVIESRSSGMKGTYIKVLNDVVFDELKTIKAGTIKNMPERRDIKDI; this is encoded by the coding sequence ATGAGCGTACAGTTGTTGGACAAAACTAGAAAAATTAACAAATTATTGCATAACAATAATTCGCATAAGGTTGTATTTAACGATATCTGTGAAGTGCTGACCGAGATCCTGAATTCGAATATTCTTGTGATCAGCAAGAAGGGAAAGGTGCTGGGCATTGGCCTGACACCGGACATCGAGGAGATTCAGGAGCTGATCGCGGACCAGGTAGGCGGTTATGTTGATACGATGTTAAATGAGCGTTTGCTCAGTATTTTATCGACTAAGGAGAATGTCAATCTGGAAACGCTGGGTTTCACTGGTGACGATATCAGAAAATACCAGGCAATTATCACACCGATTGATATTGCAGGGGAAAGGCTTGGAACCCTGTTCATTTATAAATCCAATTCCCAATATGATATAGACGACATCATTTTAAGCGAATACGGAACCACGGTGGTAGGGCTGGAAATGATGCGCTCCGTCAATGAGGAGAATGCGGAAGAAACCAGAAAAGTGCAGATTGTCAAATCAGCGATCAGCACCTTGTCCTTTTCTGAATTGGAAGCCATCACCCATATCTTTGAGGAGCTGGACGGCAACGAGGGCATTCTGGTAGCCAGTAAGATCGCTGATCGTGTAGGGATCACCCGTTCTGTCATTGTAAATGCTCTTCGGAAATTCGAAAGTGCAGGAGTGATCGAATCCAGATCTTCCGGAATGAAGGGGACTTACATCAAGGTATTGAATGATGTGGTATTTGATGAATTAAAAACCATTAAAGCCGGAACCATTAAAAATATGCCCGAACGCCGGGATATAAAAGATATATAA